Proteins encoded within one genomic window of Brassica rapa cultivar Chiifu-401-42 chromosome A09, CAAS_Brap_v3.01, whole genome shotgun sequence:
- the LOC103841752 gene encoding LOW QUALITY PROTEIN: uncharacterized protein LOC103841752 (The sequence of the model RefSeq protein was modified relative to this genomic sequence to represent the inferred CDS: deleted 2 bases in 1 codon) translates to MEADSERFSMREYTRNVRSVDIRKCCPFPGEFTGEFIQSLLPPLTVSKFRWWSHELISLHDPKPAFRQTANAEESRQCKKRSIGETTTNDHLVLHKKNIKTKKLEDYKVYNCEEQARERAKGDGGCSLGIKERPGVMSPSINKVGVRCLSYTEEELFPDSPRLVSQDCDSEFQTPRTLKVAKRKICSVRSLDKSSIDAPQCERQVRFSLQLCCSQMNRLSLCSAAEDQPPKVLSNDKTSEDMLVESRKLDHARAKSGLSCLPGPHLSLERIKDALDLERKRRVAQPNQSSISILSEIHYRSCSSSFSQPVSLLNQSPFDPLLVEEAILDLPLNLQGELVEANCSSRSAAVENDVLQSNLVDLSSGRKHSAEPELAIDVGRPPVYNEKQYKYYPARLGLDETFTENAFFISDTNDGECSHTINLPKQEALCQKLGSRDMVATPDGLCLYNTQSTMRLMGKDVSLGTSYSDMVTRGERIIPSDPSIDYSFLGSYAHQSWLWRTTTLGENHTTTSLDKSWNTTLLCDTSKDHFPMFCEPPQVRTYVVPDSELPPTVMYPCGSLVSCPLTDKDLYFHESGLGQQLNSVTFSHEQLPFLPEIGGLPSAYRNNGVVGLLPDVREPSFGFPFTSTTQSQLHWPQSSFESSRFDTSSINPSEQLVSLYGSKSSSSYIKVGKSSTSVSF, encoded by the exons ATGGAGGCTGACAGCGAAAGATTTTCCATGAG AGAGTACACGCGTAACGTTAGGAGTGTTGATATCCGGAAATGCTGTCCCTTCCCCGGTGAGTTCACCGGAGAATTTATTCAGTCGCTGCTTCCTCCGTTAACTGTATCTAAGTTCCGTTGGTGGTCTCATGAGTTAATCTCGCTGCATGATCCCAAACCGGCTTTTCGACAGACGGCCAATGCAGAAGAGTCTAGACAGTGTAAGAAACGCTCCATCGGTGAAACGACGACGAATGATCATCTTGTGTTGCATAAGAAGAATATTAAAACCAAGAAGCTAGAGGATTACAAG GTTTATAACTGCGAAGAGCAAGCTCGAGAAAGAGCTAAAGGTGATGGGGGATGCAGTCTTGGGATCAAAGAAAGACCTGGTGTTATGTCTCCTAGTATTAACAAGGTTGGAGTGCGATGCTTATCTTACACAGAGGAAGAACTGTTTCCAGATTCTCCCAGATTAGTCAGTCAAGATTGTGATTCTGAGTTTCAGACTCCTAGAACTTTGAAGGTAGCTAAAAGGAAAATTTGCTCGGTGAGGAGTCTTGATAAGTCGAGTATTGATGCTCCTCAGTGCGAGAGGCAAGTCAGATTCTCTTTACAACTCTGCTGCTCGCAGATGAATCGGTTAAGCCTATGTTCTGCGGCAGAGGATCAACCTCCTAAGGTTTTGTCAAACGATAAGACCAGTGAAGATATGCTGGTAGAATCCAGGAAACTTGATCATGCTCGAGCAAAATCTGGCCTGTCGTGTTTACCTGGACCACATCTCTCACTGGAAAGAATTAAAGATGCATTGGATTTGGAGAGAAAGAGGCGTGTGGCTCAACCTAACCAATCATCTATCTCTATTTTGAGTGAGATCCATTACAGAAGTTGTTCGTCTTCCTTCTCTCAACCTGTATCATTGCTGAACCAATCACCTTTTGATCCACTTCTTGTAGAAGAGGCCATCTTAGACTTACCTCTTAATTTACAAGGTGAATTGGTTGAAGCAAATTGTTCCTCTAGATCTGCAGCTGTGGAAAATGATGTTTTACAGAGTAATTTAGTGGACTTATCCAGTGGAAGGAAACATTCAGCTGAGCCAGAACTTGCCATAGATGTAGGAAGGCCCCCTGTGTATAATGAGAAACAATATAAGTACTATCCAGCTAGGCTAGGCCTTGATGAGACCTTCACCGAGAATGCGTTTTTCATTTCAGACACTAATGATGGAGAGTGTAGCCACACAATCAATCTGCCAAAGCAGGAAGCTCTGTGTCAGAAGTTAGGTAGCAGGGATATGGTTGCAACGCCTGATGGTTTGTGTTTATATAACACTCAGTCAACAATGCGGCTGATGGGTAAGGATGTTTCTCTTGGCACAAGTTACTCAGATATGGTTACAAGGGGCGAGAGGATCATACCATCAGATCCTTCTATAGATTATTCCTTTCTGGGGAGCTATGCTCACCAGAGCTGGTTATGGCGAACGACAACACTTGGAGAAAATCACACAACCACCTCACTAGATAAGTCTTGGAACACAACTTTGTTGTGTGATACTTCAAAGGATCACTTTCCTATGTTTTGTGAACCACCCCAAGTCAGAACATATGTTGTTCCTGATTCAGAATTGCCTCCCACAGTCATGTATCCTTGTGGCTCACTCGTGTCTTGTCCACTGACTGATAAGGATCTCTACTTCCATGAATCTGGTTTAGGACAGCAGCTAAACAGTGTCACATTCAGCCACGAACAACTACCTTTTCTACCCGAAATTGGTGGTCTGCCTTCTGCTTACAGAAATAATGGTGTTGTTGGTCTCTTACCTGATGTTAGAGAACCATCTTTCGGTTTTCCTTTTACTTCTACTACACAATCACAGCTTCATTGGCCACAAAGTTCCTTTGAGAGCTCTCGTTTTGATACGTCTTCTATCAATCCATCTGAA CAATTAGTGTCCTTATATGGGTCCAAGTCATCATCTTCTTACATAAAGGTTGGGAAAAGCTCAACTAGTGTCTCGTTTTGA
- the LOC103841753 gene encoding agamous-like MADS-box protein AGL1 yields the protein MDEGGSSHDAESSKKIGRGKIEIKRIENTTNRQVTFCKRRNGLLKKAYELSVLCDAEVALVIFSTRGRLYEYASNSVKGTIERYKKACSDAVNPPTVTEANTKYYQQEASKLRRQIRDIQNSNRHIVGESLGSLNFKELKNLEGRLEKGISRVRSKKSELLVAEIEYMQKREMELQHDNMYLRAKIEQGARLNPEQHGSGVIQGTAVYESGLSSSHDQSQHYIPVNLLEPNQQFSGQDQPPLQLV from the exons ATGGATGAAGGTGGGAGTAGTCACGATGCAGAAAGTAGCAAGAAGATAGGTAGAGGGAAGATAGAGATAAAGAGGATAGAGAACACAACAAATCGTCAAGTAACCTTCTGCAAACGACGCAATGGTCTTCTCAAGAAAGCTTATGAGCTCTCTGTCTTGTGTGATGCTGAAGTTGCCCTCGTTATCTTCTCCACTCGTGGCCGTCTTTATGAGTACGCCAGCAACAG TGTGAAGGGTACAATTGAAAGGTACAAGAAAGCTTGTTCCGATGCCGTTAACCCTCCTACTGTCACTGAAGCTAATACCAAG TACTATCAGCAAGAAGCCTCTAAGCTTCGGAGGCAGATTCGGGACATTCAGAATTCGAACAG GCATATTGTTGGGGAATCACTTGGTTCCTTGAACTTCAAGGAACTCAAAAACCTAGAAGGACGGCTTGAAAAAGGAATCAGCCGCGTCCGATCCAAGAAG AGTGAACTTTTAGTGGCAGAGATAGAGTATATGCAGAAGAGG GAAATGGAGTTGCAGCACGATAACATGTACCTAAGAGCTAAG ATAGAACAAGGCGCGAGATTGAATCCGGAACAGCATGGATCCGGTGTAATACAAGGGACGGCGGTTTATGAGTCCGGTCTGTCTTCTTCTCATGATCAGTCGCAGCATTATATTCCGGTTAACCTTCTTGAACCGAATCAACAATTCTCCGGTCAAGACCAACCTCCTCTTCAACTTGTTTAA
- the LOC103841754 gene encoding probable galacturonosyltransferase 15, translated as MKFYISAAGIKRVTISSPGGAIGKGGGGCAAARRFPGRTLILFLLMLAIVLPFIFVRFAFLVLESASVCDSPLDCMGLRLFRGGDTSLKIREELTRALVEETSQDGNGRGQKGSLESFDELVKEMTLKRRDIKTFASVTKKMLLQMERKVQSAKHHELLYWHLASHGVPKCLHCLSLRLTEEYSVNAMARTRLPPPESVSRLTDPSFHHVVILTDNVLAASVVISSTVQNAVNPDKFVFHIVTDKKTYTPMHAWFAINSALSPVVEVKGLHQYDWPQEVNVRVKEMLEIHRMIWRRHYQNLKDSDNSFIEGTHEQSLQALNPSCLALLNHLRIYIPKLFPDLDKIVLLDDDVVVQRDLSSLWETDLNGNVVGAVVDSWCGSNCCPGRKYKDYFNFSHPLISSNLLQDECAWLSGMNVFDLKAWRQTNITEAYSTWLRLSVSSGLQLWQPGALPPSLLAFKGLTQPLDPSWHVAGLGSRSVKPPEEILKSAAVLHFSGPAKPWLEISNPKVRSYWYTYVNSSNIFIRKCKIMN; from the exons ATGAAGTTTTACATATCTGCTGCGGGGATTAAGAGAGTCACCATATCGAGTCCCGGCGGAGCGATCGGTAAAGGAGGCGGAGGATGTGCGGCGGCACGGAGGTTCCCTGGCCGCACGTTGATACTGTTCCTGTTGATGCTCGCGATCGTACTGCCTTTTATATTCGTCAGGTTCGCGTTTCTCGTCCTCGAATCCGCCTCCGTTTGCGATTCTCCCCTTG ATTGCATGGGACTGAGACTTTTCCGTGGGGGCGACACATCTCTC AAAATTAGGGAAGAGTTGACACGGGCGCTAGTGGAAGAGACAAGTCAGGACGGTAATGGACGAGGACAGAAGGGCTCATTGGAGTCATTTGACGAACTTGTCAAGGAGATGACGTTAAAACGACGTGATATAAAGACGTTTGCTTCCGTGACTAAGAAGATG TTATTGCAGATGGAACGTAAAGTCCAATCAGCCAAACATCACGAGTTACTGTACTGGCATTTAGCCTCCCACGGTGTTCCCAAATGCCTCCATTGCCTTTCCCTCAGGTTAACTGAAGAGTACTCTGTAAACGCCATGGCTCGAACGCGTCTACCTCCACCTGAATCCGTTTCTCGTCTAACCGACCCATCTTTTCACCATGTTGTCATCTTGACAGACAATGTTCTGGCTGCCTCTGTCGTCATATCTTCCACCGTACAAAATGCAGTGAATCCAGACAAGTTCGTCTTTCATATAGTGACcgataaaaaaacatatacccCTATGCACGCTTGGTTTGCTATAAACTCTGCTTTATCACCAGTTGTTGAAGTAAAAGGTCTTCATCAGTATGATTGGCCTCAAGAAGTGAATGTCAGAGTTAAAGAGATGCTGGAGATTCACCGTATGATTTGGAGACGTCATTATCAGAATTTGAAGGACTCTGATAATAGTTTCATCGAGGGTACTCATGAGCAATCCTTGCAAGCGTTAAACCCTAGCTGCCTCGCCCTTTTGAATCATCTTCGCATCTACATTCCCAAG CTTTTTCCGGACCTCGACAAGATAGTGTTGTTGGATGACGATGTAGTAGTACAGCGTGACCTTTCGTCTTTATGGGAAACGGATCTCAACGGTAACGTCGTTGGTGCAGTTGTTGATTCGTGGTGCGGAAGTAACTGTTGCCCGGGAAGAAAGTACAAAGACTATTTCAACTTCTCGCATCCTCTCATCTCATCAAACTTGCTTCAAGATGAGTGTGCATGGCTTTCTGGTATGAATGTTTTTGATCTCAAAGCATGGAGACAAACCAATATCACAGAAGCTTACTCCACATGGTTAAGACTC AGTGTTAGCTCCGGGCTACAACTATGGCAACCAGGAGCCTTACCACCGAGTCTACTTGCTTTCAAAGGACTCACACAGCCTCTGGACCCATCATGGCACGTAGCTGGACTAGGATCTCGATCCGTTAAACCTCCTGAAGAGATTCTGAAATCTGCTGCGGTTCTACATTTCAGCGGTCCAGCAAAACCGTGGCTAGAGATTAGTAACCCTAAGGTAAGATCTTACTGGTATACATACGTAAATTCATCAAACATCTTCATTAGAAAATGTAAAATCATGAACTGA
- the LOC103841755 gene encoding uncharacterized protein LOC103841755, which translates to MLKRSDKLKPPYGSRTHRLGVTLVVIGLLLLAALLFRLGDKTHDQPTQIVKHVSRSHPTVEIRNGTRLIWKIPTNKPKAVLFIAHGCHRKASDFWDKSPSCPNCTGLPEEKVLVRTALSKSFAVITVSSSGTCWSFGKEKRVVRDVIKTWVKKHNLESLPLVALGASSGGYFVSALALDMEFSSIVLMIAEGVFDRISVNKRYPPTLFVHMPKDVYRQQKIREFLEGLRVEGVDAAEVECLDLPLSPGFLADRIEGLDRGVSAQVFEVLREKGFVDEKGYMKRDGRRTPWREALSGYKISLEESLVTPVEEELNLAYAYHEMTSLQSEQIFNWFESHMG; encoded by the coding sequence ATGTTGAAGCGTAGTGATAAACTGAAACCTCCTTACGGATCTCGAACTCATCGATTAGGAGTTACTCTCGTCGTTATCGGTCTCCTATTACTCGCAGCTCTTTTGTTCCGTCTCGGCGACAAGACTCACGACCAACCGACACAGATCGTCAAACACGTGTCGCGCTCTCATCCAACCGTCGAGATCCGAAACGGAACTCGTTTGATTTGGAAGATACCAACAAACAAACCAAAGGCTGTTCTGTTCATCGCACACGGTTGCCACAGAAAAGCTTCAGACTTTTGGGACAAATCACCATCTTGTCCGAACTGTACCGGCTTACCAGAAGAGAAGGTTCTTGTCCGTACCGCTTTATCCAAGAGCTTCGCTGTTATCACAGTCTCCAGCTCAGGAACTTGCTGGAGTTTCGGGAAGGAGAAGAGAGTTGTCAGGGACGTGATCAAAACGTGGGTTAAGAAGCATAATCTCGAGAGCCTTCCTCTCGTTGCGTTAGGAGCTTCCTCCGGCGGGTACTTCGTATCCGCTCTCGCCTTAGATATGGAGTTTAGTAGCATTGTGCTTATGATCGCTGAAGGAGTGTTTGATCGGATCAGTGTTAACAAACGTTACCCGCCGACGCTTTTCGTGCACATGCCTAAGGACGTGTACAGGCAACAGAAGATTAGAGAGTTTTTGGAAGGGTTGAGGGTTGAAGGCGTTGATGCTGCGGAGGTCGAGTGTTTGGATTTGCCGTTGTCTCCTGGGTTTTTGGCGGATAGGATTGAGGGTTTAGATCGCGGCGTGTCGGCTCAAGTGTTTGAGGTGTTGAGAGAGAAAGGGTTTGTTGATGAGAAGGGGTACATGAAGCGTGATGGGAGGAGAACACCGTGGAGAGAAGCGCTTAGTGGGTATAAGATATCGTTGGAGGAGAGTTTGGTTACTCCTGTTGAAGAGGAGCTGAATCTTGCGTATGCGTATCATGAGATGACGAGTTTGCAGTCTGAACAGATCTTTAACTGGTTTGAATCGCATATGGGGTGA
- the LOC103841757 gene encoding transcription factor PAR2, which yields MEKTVATSHTKRSSPSPSTTVTARSGGFTRRIRQRLSNATTSVSESDVEDDDEEGVEEKIETLQTIVPGGTALEVDELFEETASYILALQCQIKAIKVLTAFLERCDQNDDMKFGG from the coding sequence ATGGAGAAAACCGTAGCTACTTCCCACACCAAACGCTCCTCTCCGTCACCTTCCACCACCGTGACCGCACGCTCCGGCGGTTTCACTCGCAGAATAAGACAGAGATTGTCAAATGCAACGACGAGTGTAAGCGAGAGTGACgtagaagatgatgatgaagaaggagTCGAGGAGAAGATTGAGACTCTTCAGACAATAGTTCCCGGAGGAACGGCGCTCGAAGTCGACGAGCTGTTTGAAGAGACGGCGAGTTACATTTTGGCTCTGCAGTGTCAGATCAAAGCCATTAAAGTTCTCACTGCGTTTCTTGAGCGTTGTGACCAGAATGATGATATGAAGTTTGGAGGTTGA
- the LOC103841759 gene encoding F-box/LRR-repeat protein At3g58930 isoform X1, which yields MNWVLLVREERLKLYVLLIDVETMDLVSSLPEEVLCHILSFMSTKEAALTSVLSKRWLSLWTLVPNLDVDDSVFLHPEEGKREREGILHSFMDFVDRVLALQGDSPIKRFSLKCKTGIDPDRVNLWIRNVLQRGVSDLELCLDFPGCGYSDNDDEDYELPKEMFESKTLVDLKLTSEFGVDWWRDKGTLLPMLKSLRIDSGELLLLSDELELFVYALPVLEELYLATMEWFDLDETVSSASLRKLTIYAKGFEGFGGDPKGFSFDTPSLVYLDYSDYVAADYPKVNLTSLAEARLNLLVKENQVELIRAAAPNGEDDVVIQRFRNVSKLMRGLINVEKLSLSADTLEVLSLSCDSMPVFNNLKSLNIKSHKERGWQAVPVLLRNCPRLETIVFEGLIHYVTDDCGDACGCISREDKGRCSLVSCPVKKIQIHGFEMTVPEMKVIRHFLVSLQCLKEMKIYAKENDPTNLPLPAMFELIEMAMKFYSQEFKCDVSFIRPGS from the exons ATGAACTGGGTCTTACTTGTTAGGGAAGAAAGGTTAAaactttatgttttgttaatcGATGTAGAGACGATGGATCTTGTCAGCAGTCTACCGGAAGAGGTTCTTTGTCATATCTTGTCTTTCATGTCCACAAAGGAAGCTGCTTTGACATCGGTTCTTTCAAAGAGGTGGCTCAGCTTGTGGACGCTTGTACCTAATCTCGATGTTGATGACTCTGTCTTTCTCCATCCTGAAGAAGGCAAGAGAGAAAGGGAAGGGATTCTTCATAGCTTTATGGATTTTGTGGATAGAGTATTGGCTTTGCAGGGAGATTCTCCTATCAAGAGATTCTCCCTCAAGTGTAAAACCGGTATTGATCCAGACCGTGTGAACCTGTGGATACGTAACGTGCTGCAGCGTGGTGTTTCAGACCTTGAACTTTGCCTTGATTTTCCTGGATGCGGTTATTCtgataatgatgatgaagatTATGAGTTGCCTAAGGAGATGTTCGAGAGCAAGACGCTAGTGGATTTGAAACTAACGAGTGAGTTCGGTGTTGATTGGTGGAGGGATAAAGGTACGTTGTTACCAATGCTTAAAAGCCTCAGGATTGACTCGGGGGAGTTGCTTTTGTTATCTGATGAGCTTGAGCTGTTTGTTTATGCTCTCCCTGTGCTTGAGGAACTTTACTTGGCTACTATGGAGTGGTTTGATTTGGATGAAACCGTGTCAAGTGCAAGCCTCAGGAAGCTAACCATATATGCCAAAGGCTTTGAAGGCTTTGGAGGAGATCCAAAGGGCTTTTCTTTTGATACTCCAAGCCTGGTTTACCTTGATTATTCTGATTATGTTGCCGCGGACTATCCCAAAGTTAACTTGACGAGTTTAGCTGAGGCTCGCCTCAACCTTTTGGTGAAGGAAAATCAAGTCGAACTAATACGAGCAGCAGCGCCAAATGGTGAAGATGATGTTGTTATTCAGCGTTTCAGAAATGTGTCAAAGCTCATGCGTGGCTTGATAAATGTTGAGAAACTTTCCCTCTCTGCAGATACTCTCGAG GTGCTTTCTCTAAGCTGTGATTCAATGCCTGTGTTCAACAACCTCAAATCTTTAAACATCAAGAGTCACAAAGAACGGGGATGGCAAGCAGTGCCGGTTCTCTTACGAAACTGTCCGCGTTTAGAAACTATAGTCTTTGAG GGTCTGATACACTACGTGACAGATGATTGTGGGGATGCTTGTGGCTGTATTTCCCGGGAGGACAAAGGTCGTTGTTCGCTCGTATCTTGTCCTGTGAAGAAGATACAGATTCATGGTTTCGAAATGACAGTACCAGAGATGAAAGTGATTAGGCATTTCTTGGTGTCTTTACAGTGTTTGAAGGAGATGAAGATATATGCTAAAGAGAATGATCCTACAAACTTGCCACTCCCTGCAATGTTTGAACTTATCGAGATGGCTATGAAATTCTATAGTCAGGAGTTTAAGTGTGATGTAAGCTTCATAAGGCCAGGTTCCTAG
- the LOC103841759 gene encoding F-box/LRR-repeat protein At3g58930 isoform X2, giving the protein MDLVSSLPEEVLCHILSFMSTKEAALTSVLSKRWLSLWTLVPNLDVDDSVFLHPEEGKREREGILHSFMDFVDRVLALQGDSPIKRFSLKCKTGIDPDRVNLWIRNVLQRGVSDLELCLDFPGCGYSDNDDEDYELPKEMFESKTLVDLKLTSEFGVDWWRDKGTLLPMLKSLRIDSGELLLLSDELELFVYALPVLEELYLATMEWFDLDETVSSASLRKLTIYAKGFEGFGGDPKGFSFDTPSLVYLDYSDYVAADYPKVNLTSLAEARLNLLVKENQVELIRAAAPNGEDDVVIQRFRNVSKLMRGLINVEKLSLSADTLEVLSLSCDSMPVFNNLKSLNIKSHKERGWQAVPVLLRNCPRLETIVFEGLIHYVTDDCGDACGCISREDKGRCSLVSCPVKKIQIHGFEMTVPEMKVIRHFLVSLQCLKEMKIYAKENDPTNLPLPAMFELIEMAMKFYSQEFKCDVSFIRPGS; this is encoded by the exons ATGGATCTTGTCAGCAGTCTACCGGAAGAGGTTCTTTGTCATATCTTGTCTTTCATGTCCACAAAGGAAGCTGCTTTGACATCGGTTCTTTCAAAGAGGTGGCTCAGCTTGTGGACGCTTGTACCTAATCTCGATGTTGATGACTCTGTCTTTCTCCATCCTGAAGAAGGCAAGAGAGAAAGGGAAGGGATTCTTCATAGCTTTATGGATTTTGTGGATAGAGTATTGGCTTTGCAGGGAGATTCTCCTATCAAGAGATTCTCCCTCAAGTGTAAAACCGGTATTGATCCAGACCGTGTGAACCTGTGGATACGTAACGTGCTGCAGCGTGGTGTTTCAGACCTTGAACTTTGCCTTGATTTTCCTGGATGCGGTTATTCtgataatgatgatgaagatTATGAGTTGCCTAAGGAGATGTTCGAGAGCAAGACGCTAGTGGATTTGAAACTAACGAGTGAGTTCGGTGTTGATTGGTGGAGGGATAAAGGTACGTTGTTACCAATGCTTAAAAGCCTCAGGATTGACTCGGGGGAGTTGCTTTTGTTATCTGATGAGCTTGAGCTGTTTGTTTATGCTCTCCCTGTGCTTGAGGAACTTTACTTGGCTACTATGGAGTGGTTTGATTTGGATGAAACCGTGTCAAGTGCAAGCCTCAGGAAGCTAACCATATATGCCAAAGGCTTTGAAGGCTTTGGAGGAGATCCAAAGGGCTTTTCTTTTGATACTCCAAGCCTGGTTTACCTTGATTATTCTGATTATGTTGCCGCGGACTATCCCAAAGTTAACTTGACGAGTTTAGCTGAGGCTCGCCTCAACCTTTTGGTGAAGGAAAATCAAGTCGAACTAATACGAGCAGCAGCGCCAAATGGTGAAGATGATGTTGTTATTCAGCGTTTCAGAAATGTGTCAAAGCTCATGCGTGGCTTGATAAATGTTGAGAAACTTTCCCTCTCTGCAGATACTCTCGAG GTGCTTTCTCTAAGCTGTGATTCAATGCCTGTGTTCAACAACCTCAAATCTTTAAACATCAAGAGTCACAAAGAACGGGGATGGCAAGCAGTGCCGGTTCTCTTACGAAACTGTCCGCGTTTAGAAACTATAGTCTTTGAG GGTCTGATACACTACGTGACAGATGATTGTGGGGATGCTTGTGGCTGTATTTCCCGGGAGGACAAAGGTCGTTGTTCGCTCGTATCTTGTCCTGTGAAGAAGATACAGATTCATGGTTTCGAAATGACAGTACCAGAGATGAAAGTGATTAGGCATTTCTTGGTGTCTTTACAGTGTTTGAAGGAGATGAAGATATATGCTAAAGAGAATGATCCTACAAACTTGCCACTCCCTGCAATGTTTGAACTTATCGAGATGGCTATGAAATTCTATAGTCAGGAGTTTAAGTGTGATGTAAGCTTCATAAGGCCAGGTTCCTAG